A region from the Mycolicibacterium phlei genome encodes:
- a CDS encoding TetR/AcrR family transcriptional regulator → MATSRRRGAELDAAIREAALGLLAEHGPAGVTMEAVATAARTSKPVLYRRWPDATALLRDTLLSIATAAIPHEDTGSYRTDMLAVLRGWAALFTGPQAAVIRSAIGAAAHDPALAEAFRTDVIGWRKKEMAALLTRGIARGDVRADVPVELARELGQSVLWHRLLITGDPIDDDLVVQLVDEVLVPFVCP, encoded by the coding sequence TCACGACGGCGAGGGGCCGAACTGGATGCGGCGATCCGCGAGGCGGCCCTCGGCCTGCTGGCCGAGCACGGTCCGGCCGGTGTGACGATGGAGGCCGTCGCGACCGCGGCCCGGACCAGCAAGCCCGTGCTGTACCGGCGCTGGCCGGACGCGACGGCGCTGCTGCGCGACACCCTGCTCAGCATCGCCACCGCCGCGATCCCGCACGAGGACACCGGCAGCTACCGCACCGACATGCTCGCCGTCCTGCGGGGATGGGCGGCACTGTTCACCGGTCCGCAGGCCGCGGTGATCCGGTCGGCGATCGGGGCCGCCGCGCACGACCCCGCGCTCGCCGAGGCCTTCCGCACCGACGTCATCGGATGGCGCAAGAAGGAGATGGCGGCCCTGCTGACCCGTGGCATCGCCCGCGGCGACGTGCGCGCCGACGTCCCGGTCGAGCTCGCCCGGGAACTCGGTCAGAGCGTGCTGTGGCACCGCCTCCTGATCACCGGCGATCCCATCGACGACGACCTGGTGGTGCAGTTGGTCGACGA